AAAGAGACATTCATATGCAGTGAAGGCGACCACATGCCTTCTGGCCAAGGGCGTGAGGTACAGCAATTGCCAGTGTTGATGTTAGCATTAATATCTCTCTGCTTTGGAGGCCAGACAGCTTGGCTTTCACCACTTTGTACCTCAGCAGCACTACCCAGTTGGGTTAATTCAAGGGATTGGGTGGATCCAGGATACCACAAAGCTGAAGCAATTGAATTTGTAGAAATTTCTGCAGTCCAATCTGAAACAATCAAGTATTCAAACctaatatcaataaaaaaaagaCTCCAAGTATTATATCTAGGTAATAATACCAGTGACTGGGAGATCAATAGGTCGGGGCCTCTTGCTCTTTACTGATGGTTGAGTCGGGTTTAGCGAAGAAGATGGCATGAAAGGTTCAATTTCCCACGGAGAAACCCTCTCTGGTCTTTGAATTGTTGCAGGTTCATCCCACTGAATCTGAAATAAATTGGAAAGATGAATATAAGAAACACGAGAATTGTAACTCACACATTTGGAACCATGGATTAAAACAATTTTCGACCTTCAATGACCGCCATTTAGAATCTTTCCACTCTCGAGAAGAATCTCCAACCCCAACTATAGTTCCCGAGAATCTGACCGAGAAGATCATATGACAACTTAGGAATAGAAGAAAGCAAGGTAACATTTAAGTGGACAACAGTCAAAGAGCAAGAGATGCCTTATTTCAGGTGTTTCTTCTCCTTCAAATCTCATCTTGATGCGCATGCCAACTGAAATCCCATTGTTAACAGAGTCTAGGTATTTGTTTAAGCTAACAATGAATTGGCTTGTCCTGATAAGCATGACAAGAATGGTTAAATGAATGGAGTAGATAATTTTTCATATCATCCACATCAAGAAGGTAAAATGGAACCTTGGCTTGTAGTAAACAACAAATAGGGTTTGGGTAGTGACAGCATGAGATGCAGTGGCAAGTACTCCTAAATGCATGCTCTGGCTTGATATCACAGATGAAGGCATAGAACTCTGTTGACGAGCAAGACGCCGAACCCCAACCCGTAATTCCCCATTGTCACCCCTATACAATAGGTAAATTGTTAATAAAAAGCTAACTGGTGCGATATAAAGTATCGCTGAAACCAAGACACCAAAACAAAGTGAACCATTCAAGATGACATACCGCAGAAACACAAAGGCATCCTTTGCAACTAATCTCTTGGAAGTAACAAACGTACTCCATCCCGTTGTAAGTAAATGTCTCCGAGGTTGGCCTAATCAATTCATAGGaagaaaataatagtaattagtATCAGGCAATGAAACAGGAATAATGTTTCTATTCATTGTTGTGTTTAGCAGACAGGGAAAATTTGCAGTTGAACAAGAGGGCACCTCTAAATATATGCTTAAATCGCCATTCATACCCATGGAGATCTTTAGCAGCCAATTCCTGAGTTGGGGTTTCAAGGGTCATGTCCTAGCAAATACAGAAAAGAACTGCACATGAGAAAATTCAGTAATTTACAAATAGATACTAAAACGAATAAACAGTGGATAATTAAAGTAGCAAACAATAGAAATTACCAATTGAGGCAAGCATTCATTAGCATGCTTCCGTAAAACAGAGAAACCTCCATGGGTGCTTGTGTCGGATGCCGTTAAAATCTTACAAAATGAACGAACTGCTCGCTTCGGAGGTTCAGGAGGCAATTCATCAGGACTCGTAGGCTCACTTTGCTGTAACACCATTATTAGAAGGTTGCCTCTTCAATTTTTTCCGCAGAAAAAAAATTGGGTTAAAAAGAAAACACTAGAAACGACTTACATCTGCTTCTGGTTGCAAAGTAATTTGAGCATACACTTCATCTGTTTCTTGTTCTGcctataaattgaattaaaacaataatttctttttttttttctcggtATTTTAAAGCAGAATCAAATGTAGAAGAAAACATTACTGCATtgagaatataaaaaaaaaaaagcagggcGGAAAAGGATACCAGCAAGTGAATGTTAACAACGCGACAGAGGATCTTAGAAGGAAGATTGAATAATGGAATTTGCTGATTCAGCTCCTGATTCGTTGATGCTTCCAGCTGAAAAAACGCAACAGTGTAAATACTAAACAGGGAAATTCGGAAAACAAGTGCTGCAAGGGAAGCAGATTTCGATCTATCTGAAAAACTGAGAACACGAAGTGTGGGTATTAGGAAATATAGAAAGAGGATACTTGTTCCATGTGGCCTTGAGGAAAGTAAAAAACTCTCTCTCCCGACTGAGGAACGTCCACCAGAGGACCTGCACAGGCTTTCCACAGCTCCGTATACAGATCATCACTTCCCAAACCTATCAAACATTAATAGACAGAAATTAATCCTAAAAAATCAGTCCCAACCTTCTGCTCTGTTCGGTTGCTCAGACACCCACGCCCACCCGTTTGGTTACTAAGAAAAAACATATTCCTTCCATTGCTTGAGATCCGAGGAACCTAAAGACCGCCCCCCCATAACCCAGCTTCGTGTTTTCATCTTTTCCATTTTTGAAAGCTCAAAAATGAGAATGGAAGATAAAATTTCAATACTTCATTTTTCTGTTAGTCTTCCTGGGTTCCCCACCAACCCACATGGAATATTACAAAATACAGCCCTGAAGATATTTTCATTTTCGGCTCATTCTCTTCCATGTTCCCAGCAACCAAACAGAAATCAATGTAAGGCATTATCAAATGTAAACCAGCAAAAATTTCACCTGTTGCAGGACGCTCCCCAGGGTGAGGAATCGGAGGAGCTCTGAAATTAGTACCAGCATGCGCCATTAAAACCCGAGTTTAGGAAAGAGAGCTCGCACGCTACAGAAGCTTAAACAACCCGTTCCCGGAGACGAAGCTACCCCATTTATGAACAGATAAAAGCCCAAATAACAGCGAAGAAAAGTGGGCAGACGAGATGAAAGACCGTTACAGAATCATTCAAAGTGCGAACTCATCTCCGATTGCCATATATATCCCACTTTTTAGCCTCTGTAACGACTGTGCCTGCGTCGGTATGTGGAAGAAAAAgatgatctctctctctccctctgctCTTCAGTTACAATACCGCTCTCTCCTTTGTCCTCACTGTCCTCTATACCACTCTTAGCTAAAACCCTCTCCTACCCgcctctctcgctctctctctctctctctcccccccccccccgataTCAAATCCCAAAACCCCTTTCAGCGTCATATataccctctcctctctctcccccccccccccgatcTGGtatcctcactctctctctctctctaccttacTTTTTCGCTCTCTAGAGTTGAGCTAACCGCGGTTGGGTCGGGGGTGTCCGTACGGCACGGTGGTGGAGGAACAAGAGGGAGCCGTGGGATGGCGGCGGCGTGGAATTAATGAGCGAAACGGCTTGACGGCGCATGGGGAAGCGTTACGGGTAGGAAAGCAACGGAAACCGTCAATTTGGACGGCGAACCGTCAGTTGCCGTCACTGTCTCTCTCCTGTTTTTTGTCTGCGTCGTGGCAGGCACAGGTGCTGGGCTCGTGTAAACCCGGCAGAGAaactttgattattttcatttcttttaacttagattttttttaaagaatgctGCCCTGATGATTGCTCTTAATTACGGAACTGCCATTCTCGGTGGGCCCTGGGTCAACCACAGCACTTGATGTTTTAGTTTTAGCCTCAAGCCTACGCGCGTCCGTGAGCGAGTGCGCGCAAACATTCGACTGCCTTTTTCTTCCATTAAAAAGATAATACTCATtactactaataataaatgcAAGAGTTCTTGTTTAGGTGGGAAATGTTCGATTTGATAGCCTGgccgaaaaaaaaaattggtaaaaaacAATGTTATACGTGATAATTATAATGGATTTGGGGTTAATTCTAATAATTTGTTTGCAATCATAAAAAGTGAAAACTATGATGATAAGTTTGAGAAcataaatttcataatttgaattTAGAtggataaatttaaataaattttaatataattttatgttatattttatttaaatttaaaatctcttCAAATATAATGTGGAAGATTTTTTATTGCCAATTTGATTGAAGTAATTTTATATTAATAGAGGTTTTAAAGTTAAGAAAGATACTTTATTTTCTCAAGATGTATATTTTGTATAGGGTGTGAAATTTTCTTTAAGTATCTTAGTTTAATAGAAGCAATCTAATTAAAATATCACTTCATTTATTTATCCTCTTAACTACTACTTTTTAGGGTCAATTGATGATGCACACTGAACTTTAACCAAATTCTCTATATAggtttttttgaaatttgaaatttttggcTTGCATAAAATAATTATGACAAAGATTCGAACCGGGTCAACAGGTTCAGGAGGTGGGGGCCACGTGTCAACCTAGAGTGGTGACATGTGGCaaccatttatttatttttctttttttaaaactatagtaAGGTCACGTCAGCATGACATCACCCTCACATGTGTCACCAACCAAGGcttcctttcatttttttttttttttttctatttgaaaAATGGGGTAACGTCAGCATGACGTCACCTAGGACACTTGTTAGCGTTCGGTTGACTCAACCCTTTAAATAAGGATTACTGACGTGGTAAAGATTTGGTCGTCCAAAGAAAACACAAATCGAACCATGAATCTTGAGCCACATCATCCACTCATCTTTTAGCCTAGAACGTGCCACGTGTCACTACACAGTGGTGACACATGGTCCCCTATCTTTGGatataaaaactcatttttttttcctttttttaccatttttttcaatctcttctctctctcatctctctttttCTAGTGCTTTCTCTTCTCTCTTGAATcgtctcccccttttttatgttttttgtgtaatgatcccaaaaatatatatacgattaaagtataataataataataataataataataataataataataaatgatcattaagttaatatcaatacagaggtgtttttctgtaggatctttgattccatgtttgaagcctaaaaaagaccttgtcttagcgggtacttagagaccattgcggctcaatcgctcccaGGAGGTCGGTTtaatcaaaatgaaatttcataggataaacagggtagacactgtttgtacacgtaaatatatatatgtaaaataatattttgactgacataatttgtagaaataataataataataataaataggtatcctatgtggggcccacatgactGGGTGGGACTCATATGAGTCTTAGACTCGAGCTTGTTTCGGCATATCAACTGCGATCTTCGTGCACCAAAAGTTTTCATGTAATCCGTAACTATAAAGAGTTACAAACTGAAGTGTGTTTTAAGTGCATGTGCTTGTCTAAGGGTTGAACCATAGGATATATAAGTCGATCAATTCCTTTCTACATCAGTGTCCTTGTATATACTTCATAAATCTCGCAATATAGATGATCATTCCCACAACCAGtacatgtggggcccacaagaccatgtggggcccacataagtcctAAAGCCGTGTGGGGTCCAAATGAATTCCGAAACTATGTAGGGTCCATAAAATCGTGTaagaactattggagttacgtatgacccacttgggtctcgaaattgtatggggcccacataagttttcgaaattcaaacttaattcttttttaatgtatatatatatacactaaagcaaagtttaaaaataataacaatgataataataatgatttcaaaaaaattaattaagtaaattaactaaaaattaattaaatgagagtgtcGGTAAACATTCTCATTTTCCCTGCATGTACCCTCATCCGCATCCCATACCtcccatcccatgcccattccttgcccattcatttattttaaaaaaattataatttcaccactctccttacacttttacaaattttattttcttccccaaaattttcctataaataggaagctttcaaccttttttttttttcacaaaaattttccaaaGGAAGATAATGATTAGTGATGAAAAAactagtggtggagggagaatttttactACAATTAAAATTCTCACAAActcactctttccaatctcatttttttagagatattcgttgtgatcgtaTCACAAGgctaagtaagaggtaagtaaatttgattatgttagatttttatttgaaatttataccTAAGTTTATTTgttagtaaatttgattatattagatttttatttaaaatttatactcaagtttatttgtaagtaaattttgattatgttagttattttcataaaattctctcgaatttatttttacgcatatttaattataccagttctatctttaatatacttgtatttatttttgaattaagaaatgttctaaacctctTGAAaattttacagcattaatttctattcaagaaaatatttttaacacgaaaattgtgtggcatgagtttatttatacgttgcatattttaCAAggatatgagtaaagatgacgtgagttgattttttttacgttgcgtatttcacgaaaatatgagaaaaaaaatgatattttcatgatattattttaattgtataaattatataataagatgttttcaaaaccctttaTGGCTCAGATGATATACAAAATTACGAATACTCGGtatcgcagcttaaagtttaaacggaatAGAGTGCACAtatactgtttacagagtggttatatgTAGTAGTGGATTTCTCTGgagtgcacacttggttccgagtcaggacttaatagggaaaaatctcacttaatgattatatacgttgatttagtttagcTGGCCAGTTAggtaagtccagtcttcagactgcacaatccagtcatgagggtaaacatgacttacaactaacagacctaagggtgatttttgcaatatatgtatatacatatataattacgtgtacaaaattattgatgatttgaaggaaaaatatatgtttatatgaacatggttaatcttgtgcctaaatgatgatttaaaggaaatgtataaggaaaagtatatatatatgtatataattaaatattttagttacagttttaaagttaaaattttaatttaacagttacagtttatggttattaaattttattattgtagttgatggtaaaagttgtatgcagaaattttaaaatttacatttattttaaaagtaattttgaagttatagtattaaatattattttacgaaattataaaagctcattttggtcacacactaataataatcttatttacgtactaagcatcgtctcaccccaatcatattttacatttcagataactctaaaggGCATATCAGAAATCAGGTATAGCAAGCATGCGGATGGGAATAGAAAAAGAAagtttgattagaaatattagtatgatgacAGATGATTATATTTGTCTAATTTTATTCTTTTAGAATAATTGATAGTAATACggttaattagtgctctggtttaataataatcgagtttatttacttccgctgtaaatcaatggtaaaaagtaaacatCTCAAATCCTTCGGGGTTTAGGGTATTACACTCTGTCTGTCCTTTGCCTCTCTCTTATGTTCTATTAGTCTCTAGCTCCCCTCTCTATTCTTTGTGCCTCACTGTTCCACGACACCCTCTACTATGCTCTCATACTTACGTTGCTACCCCCTCTCACTCTCTACCTAGAGCTTTAGATCTGCGAGGGTTCCTCTTTTAGATCTGCGATGCTCTCAGACCCATAAAGACTCCCTCTATCTCTTACTATCTGTCTAGGGTTTTAGATCCACAAGGATCCCTTTAGATATGACCTTGGGACTTTATTCGCTTATTCTTGATCTTTCTGAGCTCACCTTTCATTCTCATTCTCTCTTGTAGGTTTGATCTATGTGAAGAAAGGGGCTCTCGAAATCCCTCAAATCTGATCCAAAACTTTAGATGAGTGTTCTAcctttcttcttttcattttgctTAGATCGAGTGGTATGAATTTGTGTTCTAGTTTGAGTTTGGTTATGTGTTTTGAGTCAAGTTGGGTTCTCGGTGAGTAAACTCGCCCTGAATCTAGTGGGTTGGATTCGGGTTGACTCAGGTGAGTCAACTTGTTTGGGTGAGTGTTGGGTTGACCCGGGTGAGCTAACTTATTTGGGTGAGTGCTGGGTTGACTCGGGTGAGTCAACTCACCTGGTCTCAAGGGGCCTGGGCTTGATTTGTGATGTGTGGACTCAGATCCACTGTTGGGCCTGACTTGGGTGGGTTTTGGGAATGAGGCTTGGGTTAAGCTTGGTCTAGTCAAGCTCACTTGGACTAGTACCCTAAGCTGGTCATTAGGTTAAGTTGGGCCTGAGTATGGTCTTTTAACATAGTGGGCTTGTGAAAAAAGTGGGCCATGGGACTTATTTTTAAACAATGGGCCAGGGAGTGTTTTAAAAGAAATTTGGGCCTCTGGATTTTTTAAAATCGGGCTTTAggcttattaaaaaaaatgtgggcCTTAAGGCTTTTCAAATACTGGGTTTTTtgcttatttttaaaaatgagggCTTTTGGGCTTTTCAAATATTAGTCTTTAGGCTTATTCTCAAAACTGGGGGCTTTTGGGCTTTTCAAATACTGGGCTTTGGGCTTATGTTTAAAACTGGGGGCTTTTGGGTCTTCATAGTTAGAGTTCTGGGCTTAGGTTAGCATGTGGGTCTGAGGGCTAGGTTAAAGGCTAGTGGGCTCTGCGTGTTTACCTGTATGGGAGGTGCTCCCTTCCTTCTTTTGATTAAATACCTATATTATATTGCAATTTATGGAAGAAAAAAAGGTCAAACAGTAGCCGtactgttggctttttgagtccaatctttattttgatgttgacaaacacaagtgtcttttatgtgtgtgttttagtgcttGAACATATATTATTCAAGTCACACATAAGATGAAGAGAACATAGAAGCCAATGCAGGTCTTAAAGCATAAATATGGCGCATTCCATGCTgtcaaagagcaaaggagaagaagaagacatgtttcatttatattgcatttattttttattattatttgggaaccatatgaccatagattgactatagggaaccatatgaccatagattgaccttagggttcatcttcggtcgaccttcggtcgactgatgtcaaattttttgggttaactcAA
This region of Malania oleifera isolate guangnan ecotype guangnan chromosome 10, ASM2987363v1, whole genome shotgun sequence genomic DNA includes:
- the LOC131165241 gene encoding auxin response factor 18-like isoform X2; this translates as MAHAGTNFRAPPIPHPGERPATGLGSDDLYTELWKACAGPLVDVPQSGERVFYFPQGHMEQLEASTNQELNQQIPLFNLPSKILCRVVNIHLLAEQETDEVYAQITLQPEADQSEPTSPDELPPEPPKRAVRSFCKILTASDTSTHGGFSVLRKHANECLPQLDMTLETPTQELAAKDLHGYEWRFKHIFRGQPRRHLLTTGWSTFVTSKRLVAKDAFVFLRGDNGELRVGVRRLARQQSSMPSSVISSQSMHLGVLATASHAVTTQTLFVVYYKPRTSQFIVSLNKYLDSVNNGISVGMRIKMRFEGEETPEIRFSGTIVGVGDSSREWKDSKWRSLKIQWDEPATIQRPERVSPWEIEPFMPSSSLNPTQPSVKSKRPRPIDLPVTEISTNSIASALWYPGSTQSLELTQLGSAAEVQSGESQAVWPPKQRDINANINTGNCCTSRPWPEGMWSPSLHMNVSFNLFQDSVEDNRTVSTRSVLPGYTSPASRPCNDLKQDQLEKANKSGTSCRLFGVELKNSCITAALSEKAIACSTLPTNSAEGHVPSAAYETDGAQNLDILKYSREKKPVSLETSLKEMQGKQSCATRTRTKVQMQGVAVGRAVDLSVLGGYNELICELENMFEIKGELCPRNKWEVVYTDDEGDMMLVGDYPWLEFCKMVRKIYIYSSEEVRKMSPRSKPPALSLDGEGTVVSMD
- the LOC131165241 gene encoding auxin response factor 9-like isoform X1, translated to MAHAGTNFRAPPIPHPGERPATGLGSDDLYTELWKACAGPLVDVPQSGERVFYFPQGHMEQLEASTNQELNQQIPLFNLPSKILCRVVNIHLLAEQETDEVYAQITLQPEADQSEPTSPDELPPEPPKRAVRSFCKILTASDTSTHGGFSVLRKHANECLPQLDMTLETPTQELAAKDLHGYEWRFKHIFRGQPRRHLLTTGWSTFVTSKRLVAKDAFVFLRGDNGELRVGVRRLARQQSSMPSSVISSQSMHLGVLATASHAVTTQTLFVVYYKPRTSQFIVSLNKYLDSVNNGISVGMRIKMRFEGEETPEIRFSGTIVGVGDSSREWKDSKWRSLKIQWDEPATIQRPERVSPWEIEPFMPSSSLNPTQPSVKSKRPRPIDLPVTDWTAEISTNSIASALWYPGSTQSLELTQLGSAAEVQSGESQAVWPPKQRDINANINTGNCCTSRPWPEGMWSPSLHMNVSFNLFQDSVEDNRTVSTRSVLPGYTSPASRPCNDLKQDQLEKANKSGTSCRLFGVELKNSCITAALSEKAIACSTLPTNSAEGHVPSAAYETDGAQNLDILKYSREKKPVSLETSLKEMQGKQSCATRTRTKVQMQGVAVGRAVDLSVLGGYNELICELENMFEIKGELCPRNKWEVVYTDDEGDMMLVGDYPWLEFCKMVRKIYIYSSEEVRKMSPRSKPPALSLDGEGTVVSMD